Within the Medicago truncatula cultivar Jemalong A17 chromosome 4, MtrunA17r5.0-ANR, whole genome shotgun sequence genome, the region ATAACAAAACTATCCGGTTTAGTTGTTCTCAACTTGTCAAGAAACCATATAACTGGCCAAATTCACGAAACCATGTCAAATCTGCTTCAATTATCATCTCTTGATCTCTCAAACAACCAACTTTCTGGACCAATTCCTTCAAGCTTGTCTTCCTTGTCATTTTTGGGGTCCCTAGATTTGTCCAATAATAACCTGTCTGGTGTCATTCCTTATACAGGCcatatgacaacttttgaagCTATCACTTTTTCTGGGAATCCTAGTCTCTGTGGTCCACCACTTCCCGTAAGGTGTTCAAGTGATGGCGATTCTAGTCATGACTCTGACAAGGGACATAGTAATAATGATTTGTTGGACAAATGGTTTTACTTGAGTCTTGGTTTGGGGTTTGCATCAGGCATTCTAGTTCCTTTTATCATTTTAACAATGAAGAGTTCTTGGGGTGATGTCTACTTTGATTTTGTCGATCAAGTTATTCAAAAGTTATTGAAGTTCACTCAcaaacaaggaataaatcatgGCCAAAGGAGGAAGATACGTCAGAGGCAATAGTTGAGATATATGTATACATGGTTTTATGTGTTAGATCATAAGGAATTGGGCTTAAGCTATTGTGTCTTTATATTACTAAGTTAGTAGTCTATTAGGTTTTATATACATTCTCTTGTAACCTTTTGTGATATTAAGTTATTGGATTTCTATGAAACCCTTGCCGTCTTTGTTAATCTTTGTTATTCTCTCTAATTATCTATATTGTTAACATTATGAACCATCCAAGGGAAAGATAAAAGTGTTCAAGattcaaaaaattgttcataatCATCGAGCATGCTGTAACTTGATCTTTTATTCTACCTCTTGACGCTACaataaaatctgaaatgtttaattaataaaGAATAGCTTGTTCTCAAACTTGTGATGTTATTCCTACTTATattgttgaaagttgaaactatTATTGAGAAATGTTATGACATAAGTTTGTTccgtgtaaaaaaaaaaatagtcaagtTCATAGTGAAAACTTATTATCTGCAGTGTAAATTCCGAAATCAAAATGTAAATTCCGAAATTCTATTCATGTGGATTAATCTTTGCAGTGTTAGCTGTTGATGAAATGTGATGCAAATGCAGTAAATAAGAGGAATGGCACAAATGAATATAAATGTCGGTGTATTATTGagaatgaaaagtgaaatggtGATGGGAATAAGATCCCTATCAGCTTCTACTATAAAGATAGTATCTCCTCCGTTAGTGACTTCAACTCTTTACTTTACAGCTTTCTTAAGTAAATAACAATGAAACACTGAAGGTACCCTAACTGTTTCCGGACAATGGAGCTTATAACCTATCTTTTCGAACACTTGATAGGGACCAAATTAATACCTTTCCAGTTTTCTTAAAAGATGATAATCTGTACAGTTAGTCTTTTATTTTGTTCTGTTCTGAGTTGCTTAGTTGATAAGCTAAGTGAAAGAGCAACCAAGGATCGCATTTCTTACCACAAATCTATACGGTATAAGAAAAATGTGATCCTCTCTATGTGTGTTTCTCTCACCTTTCAAAGGACAGTTATTTTTAATCTACGATGCAAtattacaatattttattaCCTATAACGATAGAAAGCACCCACCATGGTCTTAAACCAAGGCCGCGATGTAATGTGATGCGGCTTTTGCACCCACTTTGTTACAACTGTTGTGTTGTTACAAAAAGAAGTTTCTCTGACACGAGGGATCAGAATTGGTCAAAAGTTGGCatctatttataaatataatttgcctatcaaaatcaatcaaataagcTTAAAATGCAATGTTTTGATTGTGACCTAAGCTTTCACAATTGACATATAATTATCAGTTTACagtgagaggatgagagaaacATCAATGGAAAACATTTCTCAAGTTTAGTTGTTAATGTTAATAGTTTATAGCTTGTTACTTGATATTTCTTTTAACAGCCGAGCTCTAGCTATTGAATGCTTAGCTTCTGATCATGAAGCTCTTGTAGACTTCAAAAATGGGCTTGAGGATTCTCACAACCATCTCTCTTCATGGAGAAACACCAACTGTTGTCAATGGCGTGGAATTTACTGTGATAACATCACAGGCGCGGTCGTTTCAATCGATCTCCATAACCCACATCCGGTGCTCTTTGATTCTTCTCCTAGAAAGTATGAAATGTGGAACCAAAGTGGTGAGCTAAGACCATCTTTGATGAAGCTCAAGTCGCTACGGCATTTAGACTTGAGCTTCAACACATTCAATGGAATACCAATTCCCGAGTTCTTTGGATCATTGGTGAATTTGCAATATCTGAACCTGTCAACTGCTGGTTTAATTCCACCCCATTTGGGAAACCTTTCTCACTTGCAATATCTTGATCTCAAAACTGTTGGCTTGCatgttgaaaattttcaatggGTTGTTGGCCTTGTCTCTTTGAAATATCTTGCCATGAATGGAGTTGACCTTTCATCAGTAGCAGGAACAGACTTGGTTAGTGCAGTAAACCACCTTCCTTTTTTAATAGAATTGCATCTATCTTCTTGCCATCTTTTTGGCCAAATTTCATCTCCTTCATCTCTCAATTTTACTTCACTTGCTTTTCTAAACCTTAGTTCTAATGCTTTTTTTTCCAAGATACCTAATTGGCTTGTTAATATTAGCACCTTAGAACATAGTGGTTTCTATGGAAACTTGACATCTCTCACTTACCTTGATCTTTCAAATAATACTATTGAGGGTGTTATTCCTAGTTCAATTGGTGCAATCTGCAACTTGAAAGTactgattttatcaagaaacaaCATGACAGGAACTTTTCCTGAGTTTCTTCAAGGAATAGAAAACTGTCCTTCAAGAAACCTCTTTCTAATATGAAATTTTTCTACGTGAGCGACAACCAGATACATGGTAAAATTCCAGATTAGTTAATTCAGCAAGAAAATTTAGCTGCTATTAGTATTGCGAATAATTTTCTTGAAGGTCCCATTCCTCTTTCCATAGGGTCGCTGCAAAATCTCACTCTCCTGGAACTTAGaggaaataaattaaatggtaCTCTACCATATAGTATAGGAAGATGGTTGGGATAAATTGAGAGAAGATGGTTGGGATAAATTGTTTGCTAATGTGATATATTTTTGGACGTTCTCGTCTCGAAGAGAACCAGGTAACAATAGAGCACAATTTTAGAGTTGAAATGTTTTTTACTAccattgataaacaattacaagAGTTGAATAGTAGATTTAGTGAGGAGGCAATGGATTTGTTAACTCTAAGTTGTGCTTTGATTCCTGAGGATAGTTATAAAGCTTTTGATGTTGATACTATTTGCACTCTTGTTGATAAATACTATTCCATGGATTTCAATGATTTAAGAGAAGATTCACTTGTGTTATCAACTTGAGCAATTCATTGTTGATGCCCGCAAAGAACCATGTTTGAAGAATTTATCAACTATTCAAGAATTATGCTCGTGTTTGGTTGCAACTTAGAGGAATAAAATTTACTTCTTGATTGATAGACTACTCCGCCTTATCATGACTCTTCCAGTTTCTACAGCCACAACTGAGAGATCTTTTTCAGCAATGAAGATTATCAAGACTAGGTTGAGAAACAAGATGGGAAGTGGGTTTCTAAATGATACCATGACAGTTTATATCAAACGGGAAATTAATGCAAGTATTAGTTCTGAGTCAGTTATTGATGATTTCAAGTTAGTTGGATCGCGTAAcgacttattttaattttctaaagtaTATAGTTTACTTTTTTGACTAAACTTTGTGCTTAGCGTTTATTACAActgaaaaatttatattttacatcTGAAAAATTTTAATCAAGAATTCCAACAAGTTTGGCTGATTTAAAAGCAATAGCCGAAGTgcggaagaaaaataaatacttaTTTCAGAGTAGTGATAATACAGATGATGAGGAATTGTTTGATAACTGGTTTTACTTGAGTCTTGGTTTGGGGTTTGCAACAGGCATTCTAGTTCcttatttcattttaacaatGAAGAGTTCTTGGGGTGATGtctattttgattttgtcaATCAAGTTATTCACAAGTTGTTGAGGTGCACACAcaaacaaggaataaatcatgGCCAAAGGAGGATGGTTCGTTAGAGGCAATAGTTTGTATACATGAATTTGACATGGtttcaaagataaaaaaaaaaaggttcataAGATCATCGAGCATGATGGAACTTGATCTTTTACTCTTATTCTTGCCTTTACAATAAAATATGTAATGTTTGATTAATATAAAATAGCTACATGTATCGGTTGTTCTCAAACTTCTCATGTTATTCCTACTTTATTGTTGAAATTattattgagaaatgatatgaCATAAGTTtgttcctttgaaaaaaaaaaagtatagaatATAGTGAGAACCTAttatttgtcaaaagaaaagaaacatgaagaaaaagagTAAGACTCATAGGTGTAAGGTACCCTGGCGGCGGAGTGTCAGGTGTGGCATGCTTGATTACATTCTTCGGTGGCGGCATGCATGTGGAATTCCTCTTCCATCTTCGTCGTCTCTTTTTTTttcagagtttttttttctttgaaaaatataatacaaatagAATGACAACAATTCAGATAAATATCATCTAACAAACATATATTGGACATCCCCCATCCATTAAATGTTGATGAAGGAAATGAAAGactaataaagaaaatattttttgtaaatatgtaCCAGAAGATATAATCAAGACAATGACCATCACTTTGATTCATGTATATACCTCAATCTTcccaatattatattttttctgataactttttttcaatttcaatttgatatggattttttcttcttcgccACCGTTGTCTGTCTCCAAAGTATAGACATTTGAATGCTTTAGACATTCATTGTTCTCTATTTTTTGTACAAATCACATACATATTTATGCAAAGATACAAAATCAAGATATAGAACATACtctaaaacaacacaaaatgtTAGGAAGCATATGAGGACCATCAATCAACTCTTGCAAGAGGTAGAGAGCCACCATGGATAAAAAAGAACACcatcattattaaaaaataaaattgacataaGAACTCATCAAAGCATAACTTGCAGATACATCTAACTGTTGCACCTAGaggattaacaaaaaaaaaaaacacattcgtGATGGTAATGTAATTCGTTCCCGAGGAATTCAAAtgaatataaggaaaaaaacactataaaatACAACATCTATGAAGCCACTTCTACTATATATGTGTCCACGGTAGTCTTAGTTTTTAAGTAATTGTATCCTTTTGGCTGTTCTTGTACAATCCGCCATCAAGTAAAATTGTGCAACCAGCAAATGAGAGCGTATTGCAACATTAGAatgaaaatgttaattaaaatagattGAAATTGAGAGTGAAACATACACTCAAAATTCTGCATAGTTTaattaatggaaaaaaattcaaacaaattataaaaacttctaatctctatTCTCCTTCAATTGTTTGTCTCTCTTAGGAAAAATTGTGGAACCGCATAAAACTGCTCAATTCTAAGTGGGTTTGATTTATTAATAGCAACAATGGCATTTTAGTTTACGGTAAAATGGGAAGTAAAATAGGTTACATAAAAACAATGCTTTGGGTTTATATATGCTACAGACAGATAATGATCTAATCAAATAATGATCTCATGGATGATATAAATTTAGATACCTATGTTTGCAATGATGCTTTCCACTCACTTTGATCTTCACTATTAattcttcaattattttgatttcccttaAAGCGATCTCTTTTCATTTCACCAATTTAATTTTGAAGTGATGTGAATAGGAAATAATGTTTTTGAGTAGATAATGGGAGGAAAAGATAGAAACAATATTTAGTACACTTTCTTGTACCACCCGCAAGTTTGGGATAGTAAATTGCCATGAATCCTTTTAGTGGTTTgatgaaaaattaaagttgaataAAAATCTCGAGGAGATTTTTTAGAAGTTGTTATGAATGTGCTCTctttgattcaataaaaaaaaagttgttgtctttcataaaaaaaccgctgccttttcatttaaaaaaaaaaactgttaacaAAAAGGGAGTTTATTTAgcctatataaaaaaaaaaaaaaaaaatactgtttATGGGTTACATgcgttagcgcagtagaaagagCGAACAGACGGGCCGTGTCCGTCTGGACGCAATTAGATAATTATAACAAAAGGGGGGTTTATTTAgcctatataaaaataaaaaataaaaaggaaagaaacaaaaaataatggtCTCTCTCTCCATCTCCAAggattgaaaattgaaatcccTGGTTCATTCTCGCTTCATAGCAATaaccaaccaaaaaaaaaaaaaaaatggcaaatgTATTGAAGGGTGGCAGTGCTGTTATGCTCTCATTCATCTCTTCTTCACGTACCACCACAACACTCTCAcgaacaatcaccaattactCATTCCTACCCAAATTCCCTTTTCTCTCACTCTCATCCTCTTCTCGCCCCAAAACTCCATCTAGTTTCTCTTCATTTTgcactctttcttcttcaccggaGACAGTCACAGAACCCATCTCTGTCGAAAACAACGGCGAAAACAATGAGAAGAGTAGTATTAAAGATGCTGCTGGGTTGCTTGATATAAGGGTTGGTCAGATTGTGAAAGCATGGAAACATGATGAAGCTGAAAGTCTTTATGTTGAAGAGGTTGATATTGGTGAGTCTGAACCTAGAATCATTTGCAGTGGTCTTGTCAATTATATCCCTCTTGAAAACCTTCAggttcttctctttctttcttttttcctttttcttttaaattcaatcaaattatgcTTTACCccaaatattactttttttgtccattttacTCCATTTCAATATGAAATAGTATTAGTTATGAACCAAGATTGTGTGGTCTTAGTGGTAAATAGTTTGTATATCTTAAGCATGTAGTCGGTGGTTCGATTTCTAACTCATAGGtatatgaagcacggacactcctcagaTTAGACGTGTCCCAGTGTCGAACACGTGTCGTGTCTGACACGGCACTGACACTTGTAAtgtaattacattgaattatgtgattttttcaaattattaggtGTGTTAGAGTGTCAGTGTCTGTGTCCGGTGTCTGTGTTAGTGCTTCATATTGAGGCAACATTGACAATATTGTCCCACATTTGAAATGATATGTATATATTGTGTCTTATAAATTTTAATGGTATACTCCTCGGATCATGTGCATCCTGGTGTCGGATACGTATCATGTCCGACACatatgattaaattgaattatgtcattttctcaaattattatcggtgtccGTGCCTGAGTTTGTGCTTCCTAGGTGAAAAGTGAGTGTTAGTCATGTGTTTTCATCTTGGAACATGTTCTTACTGCATAGTAGTTGGTTCATAATTGGGATTTAATGAAACTCTGGGATAGTTGTTTTGTTGTATCATATCAATTTGGTAGAACAAAGGTTGGAACAGAGTTTGATTTTCGGGTGTGAGAGGGAGATACTGTAATTAGAACAGTTTGTATTGTGTTAACCACATCATTACAAAAAATTTCGAGAACTGAATCTGAATCTAAGTTCTGTGGTCAGTCTTCTCATTGCCCATTCTTCATACGAGACTGAACGGGTCGCcaatgattcaaaatcaaaagttttTCTGGGTGATCTCAAACCTTTCGAAGGATTTGATAAGTTTTTTGTTGgttcaagaaagaaaaaattagggggtttttttaacagtttttaaaatctcaatcatgaCTGTCAAATTCTTGAGTTAACTCAGAGTCTTACGAATTTATGATTCTTGGTATCAAAATAAGTTAACTTGATTGAAAGAATTGTTTCAGTGTTAACTCAGGTAGACTCATAGGCTCGAATATAATTAAGAGTTTGACATTGATTGAACAAGTGtacaaaattgttatttttcctGTAGATACAAACAATAACCGTGGTTTAGTGATGCACAAAACATTAACCTCACAGTTGTAACATTGAACCCCACAGAAGCATCTAACATCCCAGAATGAACCCATATGCAAAGGAGGTCAAGGATGTTCGTAGTGTTTCAACCTTCTGTCTCCAACACATACAAAGTCATGAACCAGAAAACATGAACAAACTCATAATTGCAAGTTCTCAATGAACCCAACAAGACAATGAGTTGAATGAAGTGAACCCAACTCTGATGTGTTGAAACCTAGCTCTATTGAGCTGAATCTAGCTCTCCAACGAGATGTCAAGTTTTGCAGGTCTAGCCTGACAATTTTTGCAGGTCTATTGTTTAAGGCAGAGTGGCCAGCCATATGGTGTCTTTGGTCATATTTGTgtgtttgaaaatgaaaattataagATACTCTTGTCTTATTCGTGGTTAACTTTTCATatgcaaaaatgaaaataacttatcCAGGTTGCTTAATATATGTGAGTTGATGCTTATTAAAATGTAAGTTTATGAAGAAGACACTTTATGTTTTGCAATTAATGTATTTGTTGAGGTTGTTTTATAGCCATCATACTTTTGTTTGTGCTTATATAACGAATAGTACGGCACAAATGCAGGGCAAAAAAGTTATTGTTCTTTCGAATCTGAAGCCAAGGAATATGCGTGGCGTCAAGTCTTCAGGAATGTTGATGGCTGCTTCTGATTCAAAGCATGAGAATGTTGAACTTCTGTGCCCTCCCGAGGAAGCAACTCCTGGTGAAAGAATATGGTTTGGATCTGAAGATGAAAAGGACAATCAACCTGATGCTGCCAAACCCAATCAGGTAATAACTCCACTTGAATAGTATTACATCCAAAAAAGTTGAATAGTCCGCTTAATAATTCAACTgccaaattaaaaattattgtttgagTAGATCAACtttacaaattttcataaactttTAAACTATTTGATAACTTAATCAAGAAACATCGGTTGAATGtattattatacatcttttaaGAGTATCAGACCCCATTTACTTTGTGAATTCATTTTTCGATTTTCATTTCCtaaaatttgtgttaattttacTTGCTAAGAAATAGACTCTTGAAGTGAACAATTGAGTGCattttttggaaacaaataaaatgcaaatagagttgtttttcattatttctaGAAATGTTTCACCTCAAGCTAATATTTCATCTTCTCTCCATCACAGCAATTCACTTCTTGAATCTCACATCTTAATAGCAAGTTAAAATGAAcacatattttgaaaaataaaatagaaaatgttttcaCATAGTAAACATAGCTATAAATTTTGACTATAAGATAGCATAGCTACGAATCTTCAATTTATCTAAAACTTTGTGGGCATGAACATTTTTTTGACCTAACAGTTTGCTGTTTGAATTGGTAAAATTCAATATCTACTTCATGTTATTAAGCAGGGTAACTGTTGCGAGAGTTATTCCTCTAGTGAGTTGATTCTCATCATATatttgtatgtgtgtgtgtgattgCTTCGCATATGGTTAAGTTTGACACAATGACTGTTGAGAATGTAGGATTATGTCAAGTGATGACCCAAATTGAAACTAGACTCAATAATTTTGAGCTCAAAATGTTAAGGAGAAAATGGGAAGTCTATAGACTTCACACCCTTTTT harbors:
- the LOC25491976 gene encoding aminoacyl tRNA synthase complex-interacting multifunctional protein 1; translation: MANVLKGGSAVMLSFISSSRTTTTLSRTITNYSFLPKFPFLSLSSSSRPKTPSSFSSFCTLSSSPETVTEPISVENNGENNEKSSIKDAAGLLDIRVGQIVKAWKHDEAESLYVEEVDIGESEPRIICSGLVNYIPLENLQGKKVIVLSNLKPRNMRGVKSSGMLMAASDSKHENVELLCPPEEATPGERIWFGSEDEKDNQPDAAKPNQIQKKKIWESVQPHLKTDGSCTAMLGEHVMRTSAGSVVCQSLQNANIS